The region tgttgttgttattgctTTAGACTAAAGAGTCCAAATACACTGTCTGGAATTTGGAAAGAGGGCGTCATTGTTGTGGCATGTTACTTTGGATACTTCACCTGTGGTTGGCAATTCGGCAAGCAGTCTGACAATTCAGTGTTTGGTTCCTAAATCCCTTCTTCTGTCATTCATTCAAATCATTCTGTACATAACCTTCATACTTGCTTCATATCTGACATGCTTCAAATGGTCGGAGAATCAAGAAGAGTGACATTTTTATAGCTCATTCCAGTGGATCTTTACCGGTTGGTTGCAACCCAAAACTGGTCTTTTCTGATAAAATACAGCTAAACATTGTTAAgaaagcaacaaaaaaatattttttgtgttgtgAAATTCAATGGATGTTTAGAAACCGAATTTGTCACTTCTCCTGTTCagcttattttatattaataatttcacATATTGTTGGTCTGATACAATTTATGGTCAAATCAATTACTCAGTttaattttaagtgcattttttgcATTGTAAACAATTTTGGCACTGTGTTGTtgtcaaatgtaaaatatcagtGCTGAAGTAAAAACAGTTAAGAACCACTGCATTATTCTATAGCCATAAAATAATAGAACGGCATAACCATTAACAGAGAGTACAGTGCAAAAGGTttagggtattttttttttttttttttttgtattgatatATTATAAACAGTGCAATTCAGCCTCCAGGTGGCAGTCTAACTGGAGGTTACCTCATTCAGGTCTAATGCTTTTGGCTTTTAGAGCAAGAGGCTACTTACCCTAAGTGCATTGCATTCTGAGCAACACACTTAAGTCACCCTGCAGAcagcatatatttaatttaagaaGCTTTTAATTTggattacattaattatttacctCTGGTCATTAGAATTACTGTGAGTGCAGCCTTGTATATATCATGATACGAAAACATGGTGACACTTACAGCAACTATACATTCTGTGGAATCCTATTTATTGTTCATGGGTAGCCACAAATGACCTAAAAATTGCCGCATTCCCTTTTCTATTTTAGACATGCCATTAACTGCAGATAGCCAAATGAAGGGCTTATTATAGCCCTGTTTATTAATGTCTATGATTATGACGTGCACACCTGTATTAAACCTGAATAGTCCACAAGCAATATCATTTCTGTGAAAAACATGTAGGAAATTGTACACAGCAGCGTGAGTAGTTTACTTCTGGTGACTTCAATCACAGTGTTTAAcagcaaaaaaggaaaaaagaggcCACATACAAAATGCTAATGTATATAATTGTCTTTGCATTGCATGTAAACAGCACAATCCGCCTTATTTTAAGTGTGAAGCCATTTCCTGTGACATCCAATTAATTAGCCACTATAAATGTAAATagagcaaataaactgtaaataaagCCTGGATTATAGGCCTAATTGATCTTATTGTTTGTGTCAAACTTTAATAGATTCACTTTTTTTAGTTCCATCATatatttgtcacattttcaaaaatcataCAGGTCAAACTCGATGATAATCaataaattgtttaaatgcaCTTATAAATGCCATTATTTCTGTCGGCTAACGACCCTATATTGATTTACACTACAATGAGCTTTTTGGAAAACTTATAATCATCTGAAGAAAAAACTGCTAAGCacagttaaagctgcggtagggaacttttgacgctctagcggttaataaacagaacttcttgcgttttgcggaagaacatcgtagccggaactacttctctctgtttatgtctatgaagaatcacaaaggtactgggttactccgccgcggtacccccgaagcaatctaaaatagtccgaatataaacacttattataggtgcaccctagtgatccaggacaagccaaaaacacggtttggaaaatggattcatggtatactagcttattatatacatttttctacattttgaacacaaacaaagtaacggaccgcagctctgattggttattttttaccgggagcatggagtttctgcaaatggcaataggaccactgggaggagccagaggagcttgattttttttcacagattatttgTCTCATAttatactgtcaggacataattacaggtttaataaatatgtaaaaaatatatatatttttttttacaaaagttccctacagcacctttaaacagCGAGAGCTTCTGCTGTCATTCTCATCAATGGATCTATTTCCAGGTGGCACTGGCAGTGACGTAATAGCGAGAGCGGGACGCGCATTATCCGCTGCAGCATCCGGGTCCCGAACAAACCAATCCGCGCGGAGAGAGAGGTTTGCTGAGCGCGACGCAAGGCTCCAGTAGCCCCCCCTTCGGGAAAACAAAACAACCGGAGCCAGAAATGCCCCACCACCCAGCTGCTGACTGCCTTAACGGGCTTATGTGATGCATGTCATATATTttcatacaacattttttttcataatcgaTTTCTGGCTGTTTTGAAGTTAGTTTACTTGCTAATTGGCTAGCCATCGATCGATTGATGGGTGTTGTGGCTGTCAGCGCTGGTTTATAGTGTTTACTATCTAGCTTATCATACTGATATTAAGGCTCTTACCCGCGGCTTTGGTGCCTCGGTGTTTCTTCATTCAGCAAAAAACACGAAGAAGCTGGGTAAGTGGTATTATTTCCCTCTGACGTACGTTAAAGCTAGCCTAAGAGCTAGCCTCTTAATGCTATCTAGTTGTGCAGCGTTTCGCATCTGCTGCTAAGGGCAGTAGCTTCATTAGTAAACACATCACAGTTGCTTTGACGTCATTTAGGTTTGTTAATTTTGCTACGTCAGCatctaaaatgcttttaaaaggaAGTTAATATCTAAACAATAATAAGTTTGTAGGCAAATAAGTTTACTCTGTTGACGTAATAACATAAGCATTTATCTAAACCGTTCACTTGCATCCTAGGAATCCTACTGCAATTGTGGCTTAAAAATACCCATACCATATCCATCATATGTGTGAACATGTTATCATTTTGTCAGTTTTGAGAGAATGAGAGTCACTTATGTTATAATAGAGCATTTTTACTCACTTAGTTTTTGTGGTTATATTTGTGTCAGAGCAAAATAAGAATGGGTGCGTTCCTAGACAAGCCAAAGATGGAGAAGCACAATTCTCATGGTGAGGGGAACGGCCTGCGCTACGGACTCAGCAGCATGCAGGGCTGGCGTGTGGAGATGGAGGACGCACACACGGCTGTGACAGGGCTGCCTTACGGCCTCGGCCTGTGGTCTTTTTTTGCCGTCTATGATGGGCATGCAGGCTCTCAGGTTGCTCGTTACTGCTGTGAGCATCTGCTGGATCACATCACCAGCAACCCGGACTTCAGGAGAGGCTGCTCAGGAGGTGGGGATTTAATTAATGCTGAGCCATGCGTGGAGGGTGTGAAATGTGGAATCCGCACAGGCTTCCTGCAGATCGACGAGCACATGCGGGCCATGTCCGAACGCAAGCACGGGGCGGACCGCAGTGGTTCCACTGCAGTGGGTGTGATGATTTCTCCTCATCACTTTTATTTCATCAATTGTGGTGACTCCAGAGCCTTGCTGAGCCGCAAGGGTCACGTTCACTTCTTCACCCAGGACCACAAGCCGAGTAACCCCCTGGAAAAGGAGAGGATCCAGAACGCAGGTGGTTCTGTTATGATCCAGAGGGTCAACGGCTCCCTCGCTGTCTCCCGTGCTCTCGGCGACTTCGACTATAAGTGTGTGCATGGGAAAGGCCCCACTGAGCAGCTGGTGTCCCCGGAGCCAGAAGTGTATGAGATTGAACGCTCTGAGACTGAGGATGAATTTGTGGTGCTGGCCTGCGATGGCATTTGGGACGTCATGGCCAATGAAGAACTGTGTGATTTCGTGCGCTCACGCCTGGAAGTGACAGAGGACCTGGAGAGAGTGTGTAATGAGATCGTGGACACGTGTTTGTACAAGGTAATGTCACATTTAGATGCAAATGGGCCATTTTTACCTgcatctattaataataataattaaaataaaacacattaaaagcgCGATTCAAacataaaattacttaaatatacacaattatgggaattattttaattattataatatatggaacaattatttttaaattttattgattttggAAAGaagcaataaattaataaaattggcatcatttttaatatttctcaGGGTAAAACATCCTGCttcactgcttattaatatttcaaagctTTTGTCCACCAAATCAAATTCATGTGGTGCAACTAACATGCAGAAGCatacacagaaaaaagaaaaagaaaaaaaaaccttaaaaaaggAAATATCTGACCCCTGTAGACCCTCATATAAAAATATCAGAATCATTGACCTGTTAATTtctataaaagtaatttttttaataaattgttattttat is a window of Carassius auratus strain Wakin chromosome 45, ASM336829v1, whole genome shotgun sequence DNA encoding:
- the LOC113063364 gene encoding protein phosphatase 1A-like, whose amino-acid sequence is MGAFLDKPKMEKHNSHGEGNGLRYGLSSMQGWRVEMEDAHTAVTGLPYGLGLWSFFAVYDGHAGSQVARYCCEHLLDHITSNPDFRRGCSGGGDLINAEPCVEGVKCGIRTGFLQIDEHMRAMSERKHGADRSGSTAVGVMISPHHFYFINCGDSRALLSRKGHVHFFTQDHKPSNPLEKERIQNAGGSVMIQRVNGSLAVSRALGDFDYKCVHGKGPTEQLVSPEPEVYEIERSETEDEFVVLACDGIWDVMANEELCDFVRSRLEVTEDLERVCNEIVDTCLYKGSRDNMSVVLVCFPGAPKINPEVVKREAELDKYLQNREGGACKKTNK